In Chromobacterium rhizoryzae, one genomic interval encodes:
- a CDS encoding SDR family NAD(P)-dependent oxidoreductase, whose product MTRQVAVVTGAAGGFGSAIVKSLLEVGYAVAATDVDAAALEQLGRELDCPDSLRGFVMDVTDPDSVDAASAAIVERMGANITVLVNNAGVIGRGYCMAEKSGELARRVFDVNLNGAFNATAVFSRHMARLKYGRIINIASVAGIWGAAGGSAYAASKAGLIKASESWARELGPLNISVTAIAPGICKTKMLGQFVDRQMVEQSDDAIVKSIVPVGRWGLPEDIAEVVTFLATCKTNYLNATVIPLDGGMRVGTL is encoded by the coding sequence GTGACCCGGCAAGTCGCCGTCGTCACCGGCGCGGCCGGCGGCTTCGGCAGCGCCATCGTCAAGTCGCTGCTGGAAGTGGGCTACGCGGTGGCGGCCACCGATGTGGACGCCGCCGCGCTGGAGCAGCTGGGCCGGGAGCTGGATTGCCCGGACAGCCTGCGCGGCTTCGTGATGGACGTGACCGACCCCGACAGCGTGGACGCCGCCAGCGCCGCCATCGTCGAGCGCATGGGCGCCAACATCACGGTCTTGGTCAACAACGCCGGCGTCATCGGCCGCGGCTACTGCATGGCGGAAAAAAGCGGGGAACTGGCGAGACGGGTGTTCGACGTCAACCTCAACGGCGCCTTCAACGCCACCGCGGTGTTCTCCCGCCACATGGCGCGGCTGAAGTACGGCCGCATCATCAACATCGCCTCCGTGGCCGGCATCTGGGGCGCGGCCGGCGGGTCGGCGTACGCGGCGTCCAAGGCCGGCCTGATCAAGGCGTCTGAGTCCTGGGCGCGGGAGCTGGGGCCGCTGAACATCAGCGTCACCGCGATTGCGCCGGGCATCTGCAAGACCAAGATGCTGGGCCAGTTCGTCGACCGTCAGATGGTGGAGCAGTCCGACGATGCCATCGTCAAGTCCATCGTGCCGGTGGGGCGCTGGGGGCTGCCGGAGGACATCGCCGAGGTGGTCACCTTCCTGGCCACCTGCAAGACCAACTATCTGAACGCCACCGTCATTCCGCTGGATGGAGGCATGCGGGTAGGCACCTTGTAA
- a CDS encoding thioester reductase domain-containing protein, which yields MDYRAKTSVKNIVLTGPTGVLGGRLLQEILATTDANVYCVVRAENKDAARARIEDVLYCYDEGRKLATEAWRIIPVLGDISQPMLGLDASAYRDLAHLADLVLHCAANVSLVASYNKIAPVNVGGTANLIELCLAGKAPLVFTSSFSMVGDKLYQPDFVLRETDLDVGQGFVNMDYERSKFTAERMVHEAGERGLDWVIVRPGNIWGDSRTGCYPLKQTKVKGIYYEMLKSLVETGLTFASDEAFDISPVDYVAQATLFAAMNLQSSNRRTYNLTNPRPINYDGIVARLRGYGYTLRDVSSKDYFEALQEGRMHRGGTGYRSTFTDLMAIFYDGSDCKEHAKYDTSEIQELLANTDIRCPDSDQALFGRYLDYACKVGFLNAPAEQTPLAEIKRHTSMAGGYMESLYDADLSDAAAVR from the coding sequence ATGGATTACCGAGCCAAGACCAGCGTCAAGAACATCGTGCTGACCGGCCCCACCGGCGTGCTGGGCGGCCGTTTGCTGCAGGAAATACTGGCCACCACCGACGCCAACGTGTATTGCGTGGTGCGGGCCGAGAACAAGGACGCCGCGCGCGCCCGCATCGAAGACGTGCTGTATTGCTACGACGAAGGCCGCAAGCTGGCCACCGAAGCCTGGCGCATCATCCCGGTGCTGGGCGACATCAGCCAGCCCATGCTGGGCCTGGACGCCAGCGCCTACCGCGATCTGGCCCATCTGGCGGACCTGGTGCTGCATTGCGCCGCCAACGTCAGCCTGGTGGCCTCCTACAACAAGATCGCCCCGGTCAACGTGGGCGGCACCGCCAACCTGATCGAACTGTGCTTGGCCGGCAAGGCCCCGCTGGTGTTCACCTCCAGCTTCAGCATGGTGGGCGACAAGCTGTACCAGCCGGACTTCGTGCTGCGCGAAACCGATCTGGACGTGGGCCAGGGCTTCGTCAACATGGACTACGAACGCTCCAAATTCACCGCCGAGCGCATGGTGCACGAGGCCGGCGAGCGCGGCCTGGATTGGGTCATCGTGCGTCCGGGCAATATCTGGGGCGACAGCCGGACCGGCTGCTACCCGCTGAAGCAGACCAAGGTCAAGGGCATTTACTACGAAATGCTCAAATCGCTGGTGGAAACCGGCCTGACCTTCGCCTCGGACGAAGCCTTCGACATCTCCCCGGTGGACTACGTGGCCCAGGCCACGCTGTTCGCGGCGATGAATCTGCAGTCCAGCAATCGTCGCACCTACAACCTGACCAATCCGCGTCCGATCAACTACGACGGCATCGTCGCCCGCCTGCGCGGCTACGGCTACACCCTGCGCGACGTATCGTCCAAGGACTACTTCGAAGCGCTGCAGGAAGGCCGCATGCACCGCGGCGGCACCGGCTACCGCTCCACCTTCACCGATCTGATGGCCATCTTCTACGACGGCAGCGATTGCAAGGAGCACGCCAAGTACGACACCAGCGAGATCCAGGAGCTGCTGGCCAACACCGACATCCGCTGCCCGGACTCGGACCAGGCCTTGTTCGGCCGCTATCTGGACTACGCCTGCAAGGTGGGCTTCCTGAACGCGCCGGCGGAGCAGACCCCGCTGGCGGAAATCAAGCGTCACACCAGCATGGCCGGCGGCTATATGGAGAGCTTGTACGACGCCGACCTGAGCGACGCGGCGGCGGTGCGCTGA
- a CDS encoding ABC transporter ATP-binding protein, whose product MHQATTREKVIEFQSVTKRFNDYTAVNDVSLDIYRGEFVALLGPNGAGKTTLVEMLEGLKQPEAGSIRILGRSWQKDESYLRHRLAGVLQESLFINKLRVDETVNLFASFYRRPRSRADEVLELVELTPKRKVMVEGLSGGQRQRLALAISILNQPEILILDEPTTGLDPQVRRGTWDILRKLNKELGSTMLLTTHYMEEAEYLCDRICIMHQGRILTQGTLDELLAAHEPGEVVEYRVKSGAGGAEPKHKDNIISYSYDQASAKARLLVRNGSAFLFRLSEFIREQQIDIDEIIVRKKTLDDLFLSLAGRGFHE is encoded by the coding sequence ATGCACCAAGCCACAACAAGAGAAAAAGTCATCGAATTCCAGTCGGTGACCAAGCGCTTCAACGACTACACCGCGGTCAACGACGTGTCGCTGGACATCTATCGCGGCGAATTCGTCGCCCTGCTGGGGCCCAACGGCGCCGGCAAGACCACGCTGGTGGAAATGCTGGAGGGACTGAAACAGCCGGAGGCCGGCTCCATCCGCATCCTGGGGCGCAGCTGGCAGAAGGACGAAAGCTATCTGCGCCACCGCCTGGCCGGGGTGCTGCAGGAATCGCTGTTCATCAACAAGCTGCGGGTAGACGAAACCGTCAACCTGTTCGCCAGTTTCTACCGCCGGCCGCGCAGCCGCGCCGACGAGGTATTGGAGCTGGTGGAGCTGACCCCCAAGCGCAAGGTGATGGTGGAAGGGCTGTCCGGCGGTCAGCGCCAGCGGCTGGCCCTGGCCATCTCCATCCTCAACCAGCCGGAAATCCTGATCCTGGACGAGCCCACCACCGGCCTGGACCCGCAGGTGCGGCGCGGCACCTGGGACATCCTGCGCAAGCTCAATAAGGAGCTGGGCTCCACCATGTTGCTGACCACCCACTACATGGAAGAAGCCGAATACCTGTGCGACCGCATCTGCATCATGCACCAGGGCCGGATTCTGACCCAGGGCACGCTGGACGAACTGCTGGCCGCGCACGAGCCGGGCGAAGTGGTCGAATACCGGGTCAAGAGCGGCGCCGGCGGCGCCGAGCCCAAGCACAAGGACAACATCATCAGCTACAGCTACGACCAGGCGTCCGCCAAGGCGAGGCTGCTGGTGCGCAACGGCTCGGCCTTCCTGTTCCGCCTGTCCGAATTCATCCGCGAACAACAAATCGACATCGACGAAATCATCGTGCGCAAAAAAACACTGGACGATTTATTCCTGTCACTGGCCGGCCGAGGTTTCCATGAATAA
- a CDS encoding ABC transporter permease: MNNALLNLIVTQFRQYLREPQILFWSFGFPLLLVWLLGVSFSGGEIKERTIGVVLPPSLQEQAAVKAWISKVEARNQPLSSVINADEIKRDHLIRMKYRFQYYPDRESVLRGLKRGDVQVFMEPSADSGKRIYYLDPQNNEALLTYFFLGDDPDALSQAVDKNMSVLDSPGLRYIDFLVPGLVAMAVMETCLIAVGWSLIEKRATRVTRQMRITPMRKTDFLLAHVLACLVFSLLETLVLYLFASSYFDVHAQGGALPFIVLLLAGNVCFAGIAILAASRATKAQTANGLLEMTILFLVIFSGIFFSYKHFPEWMVAVIEVLPLTILADGMRMIFVEGAGVLEIARSAVVLTLIGIAGFVSGARVFRWY, translated from the coding sequence ATGAATAACGCCTTGCTCAATCTGATCGTCACTCAATTCCGCCAATACCTGCGCGAACCTCAAATCCTGTTCTGGTCCTTCGGCTTCCCGCTGCTGCTGGTGTGGCTGCTGGGCGTGTCCTTCTCCGGCGGCGAAATCAAGGAGCGCACCATAGGCGTGGTGCTGCCGCCCAGCTTGCAGGAGCAGGCCGCGGTCAAGGCCTGGATCAGCAAGGTGGAGGCCCGCAACCAGCCGCTGTCCAGCGTCATCAACGCCGACGAGATCAAGCGCGACCACCTGATACGGATGAAATACCGCTTCCAGTACTACCCGGACCGCGAATCGGTGTTGCGCGGCCTCAAGCGCGGCGACGTGCAGGTGTTCATGGAGCCCAGCGCCGACAGCGGCAAGCGCATCTACTACCTGGACCCGCAGAACAACGAGGCGCTGCTGACTTACTTCTTCCTTGGCGACGACCCGGACGCGCTGAGCCAGGCGGTGGACAAGAATATGTCGGTGCTGGACAGCCCCGGTCTGCGCTACATCGACTTCCTGGTGCCCGGCCTGGTGGCGATGGCGGTGATGGAAACCTGCCTGATCGCCGTCGGCTGGTCGCTGATCGAAAAACGCGCCACCCGCGTTACCCGGCAGATGCGCATCACCCCGATGCGCAAGACTGATTTCCTGCTGGCCCACGTGCTGGCCTGCCTGGTGTTCAGCCTGCTGGAAACCCTGGTGCTGTATTTGTTCGCCAGCAGTTATTTCGACGTGCACGCCCAGGGCGGGGCGCTGCCCTTCATCGTGCTGCTGCTGGCCGGCAATGTCTGCTTCGCCGGCATCGCCATCCTGGCCGCCTCGCGCGCCACCAAGGCGCAGACCGCCAACGGCCTGTTGGAAATGACCATCCTGTTCCTGGTGATCTTCTCCGGCATCTTTTTCAGCTACAAGCACTTCCCGGAGTGGATGGTGGCGGTGATCGAGGTGTTGCCGCTGACCATCCTGGCGGACGGCATGCGCATGATCTTCGTCGAGGGGGCCGGAGTGCTGGAAATCGCGCGTTCGGCGGTGGTGCTCACGTTGATCGGCATTGCCGGCTTCGTCAGCGGCGCGCGGGTGTTCCGCTGGTATTAG
- a CDS encoding penicillin acylase family protein: MKRLILALLGIAMLSLLTACELDEDGKPRGSQVLWDRSGVPHIYAARADSLAYAFGRAQMQAHPELLLRLYAQGRGRGAEYYGAVFEVGEPFPSNMAEVDRLVRAMGFPERSKQWLQQQSPRMRAYLDAFVAGVNDQAAASGGLSPAARAVLPVRSEDVLAHTLRIFFGYLSGSTATGAANCSLIYPDAVATPINLIGGSNGWALGPAKSRSGNAMLLANPHLLWGGSHTWFEAQFKSPEYDIYGATLVGLPVMRIGFNQRLGWVHTVNTQDGCDLYQLKLSGRQYLLDGVARDFETKRETLYIRQPDGSLQAEQLTLRRAEQGPVFDKDGQSYALRIVGVDQLQTPGVLEQWWDMAQAPDFKAFRSVVARLRNPYHNIIYADAQRNIWAAFGGLTPRRAGGDAAFWAQPVDGSRSDLIWRQALRLDELPQVANPSSGWVQNSNSVPWYMSKPALDPAAYAGYLSPRASPLLREQRGIELIEQTPAFTLDTLLSAKHDTRLLLADRVLDDLIGYARASGDAGLIAAAQVLAQWDRRSDAASKGAVLFAAWVAASGGEEALRYRREADPAQPYDTPAGLRDAGFALSKLGAAAQGLQQAGVPLDIAFGEVYRLRRGPAGGAARLDQPASGGAEGLGAFRTFSYIGDSDGRQRAIFGDTFTALVEFGRPLRAKVINTYGNSSQPQSPYYGDQMELAARNAMRDALLNREQVEAALSKREWFRR; the protein is encoded by the coding sequence GTGAAACGCTTGATCCTCGCCCTATTGGGCATCGCCATGCTGTCCTTGCTGACGGCCTGCGAACTGGACGAAGACGGCAAGCCGCGCGGCAGCCAGGTGCTGTGGGACCGCAGCGGCGTGCCGCACATCTACGCCGCGCGCGCCGACAGCCTGGCCTACGCCTTCGGCCGCGCCCAGATGCAGGCGCATCCGGAGCTGCTGCTGCGGCTGTACGCCCAGGGCCGCGGCCGCGGCGCGGAATACTACGGCGCGGTGTTCGAGGTCGGCGAGCCCTTCCCCAGCAATATGGCGGAAGTGGACCGCCTAGTGCGCGCGATGGGCTTCCCGGAACGCTCCAAACAATGGCTGCAACAACAAAGCCCGCGCATGCGCGCCTATCTGGACGCCTTCGTCGCCGGCGTCAACGACCAGGCCGCCGCCAGCGGCGGTCTGAGCCCGGCGGCGCGCGCGGTGCTGCCGGTGCGCAGCGAGGACGTGCTGGCCCACACCCTGCGCATCTTCTTCGGCTATCTGAGCGGCTCCACCGCCACTGGCGCGGCCAATTGCTCGCTGATCTACCCGGACGCGGTGGCCACCCCCATCAATCTGATCGGCGGCTCCAACGGCTGGGCGCTGGGGCCGGCCAAGAGCCGTTCCGGCAACGCCATGCTGCTGGCCAACCCGCATTTGCTGTGGGGCGGCAGCCACACCTGGTTCGAAGCCCAATTCAAGAGCCCGGAATACGATATCTACGGCGCCACCCTGGTGGGCCTGCCGGTGATGCGCATCGGCTTCAACCAGCGGCTGGGCTGGGTGCACACCGTCAACACCCAGGACGGCTGCGACCTGTACCAACTCAAGCTCAGCGGCCGGCAATACCTGCTGGACGGCGTGGCGCGCGACTTCGAAACCAAGCGCGAAACCCTGTATATCCGTCAGCCGGACGGCAGCCTGCAAGCCGAGCAGCTGACGCTGCGCCGCGCCGAGCAGGGCCCGGTGTTCGACAAGGACGGCCAGAGCTACGCGCTGCGCATCGTCGGCGTGGACCAGCTGCAGACCCCCGGCGTGCTGGAGCAATGGTGGGACATGGCGCAAGCGCCCGACTTCAAGGCCTTCCGCAGCGTCGTGGCGCGGCTGCGCAATCCCTACCACAACATCATCTACGCCGACGCCCAACGCAATATCTGGGCGGCTTTCGGCGGTCTGACCCCGCGCCGCGCCGGCGGCGACGCCGCCTTCTGGGCGCAGCCGGTGGACGGCAGCCGCAGCGATCTGATCTGGCGTCAGGCGCTGCGCCTGGACGAATTGCCGCAGGTGGCCAATCCGTCCAGCGGCTGGGTGCAGAACTCCAATAGCGTGCCCTGGTATATGAGCAAGCCGGCGCTGGACCCGGCCGCCTACGCCGGCTATCTGTCGCCGCGGGCGTCGCCGCTGCTGCGCGAACAGCGCGGCATCGAGCTGATCGAACAGACGCCGGCCTTCACCCTGGACACGCTGCTCAGCGCCAAGCACGACACCCGGCTGCTGCTGGCGGACCGGGTGCTGGACGATTTGATCGGCTATGCGCGCGCCTCCGGCGACGCCGGCCTGATCGCCGCGGCGCAAGTGCTGGCCCAATGGGACCGGCGCAGCGACGCCGCCAGCAAGGGCGCGGTGCTGTTCGCCGCCTGGGTGGCGGCCTCCGGCGGCGAAGAGGCCTTGCGCTACCGCCGGGAAGCGGATCCGGCGCAGCCCTACGACACGCCCGCCGGCCTGCGCGACGCCGGCTTCGCGCTCAGCAAGCTGGGCGCGGCCGCTCAGGGCTTGCAACAGGCCGGCGTGCCGCTGGACATCGCCTTCGGCGAAGTCTACCGGCTGCGGCGCGGCCCCGCCGGCGGCGCGGCGCGCTTGGACCAGCCGGCCAGCGGCGGCGCCGAGGGTTTGGGGGCTTTCCGCACCTTCAGTTATATCGGCGACAGCGACGGCCGCCAGCGCGCCATCTTCGGCGACACCTTCACCGCCCTGGTGGAGTTCGGCCGGCCGCTGCGCGCCAAGGTGATCAACACCTACGGCAACAGCAGCCAGCCGCAATCGCCTTACTACGGCGACCAGATGGAGCTGGCGGCGCGGAACGCCATGCGCGATGCCTTGCTCAATCGCGAGCAGGTGGAGGCGGCGCTGTCCAAGCGCGAGTGGTTCCGCCGCTAG
- a CDS encoding PfaD family polyunsaturated fatty acid/polyketide biosynthesis protein, giving the protein MNQDKLCVAPRFAAPVYKWQGHAGKFQQTPEQAQAQLLDLARPLHVLRQQDAVLLEPAGGLAGNGQVDCLGMVPAMLPEYFGDPSFLRDYGVRFAYYAGAMAGGINSEDMVIALGSRRILSAFGAGGLTLERIGSAIRRIKQALPNGPYAINLLHNPSQPDWEMNCVKLFIEQDVKVVEASAYVNLSAAIVYYRVKGLEAGDKGAVIRRNRVIAKVSRREVAQHFLSPAPEKIVRKLLADGLISERQAELAKKVPMADDITVEADSGGHTDNGLLSCVFRSIAELRDEICAGQGYPFTVRVGAAGGIGSPHATLAAFSLGAAYVVTGSINQACVEAGTSDPVKQLLGKAKIADMAMAPSADMFELGAKVQVLKGGSMYAVRAQKLHGLYKQYPGLEQIPAAEVASLEQQVFRQPLAQVWADTEAFFAGRGNQALIDAANANPKKKMALLFQWYLGQSSRWAISGAAERAVDYQIWCGAAMGAANEWLQGSELAPVAKRKVADIAVELMAGAAYLSRVAALRQLGVLTPQRLERYRPLSARMTALDEDDIGPEPELNDIPSSTVAPTVASQGKQEESRNMEGNTKLSLIKSKDFYKQCWELLPGGTHYNFGDPERPLVVPFNRGRNSRVWDLDGNEHLDLFCKFGALFVGHHNEAYNEALIRYMQKVTSVDTCDLEVEVCELMVKHIPCAEMIRFCLSGTEAVQNALRLARGFTGKQRFIRFHGHYHGNADNIMGGRKRQDLSFPVPETFKGDLLDTLGRADGALEDQSFMLPWNDIQVLEATIERYHNEIAAVLMEPICVNGGGIFPREGYLERAKEICEKYNIVLIFDEIITGVRLGLSGAQGILGVTPHLSTFGKALGGGSMPISAIAGRRDIMDLYTRGKVIHAGTFNGYPLGLAAIKSTFELIEQDPGCYERMGRFTEQISDTFIKAAHANDLPLVVQGMPTALVYHSQDTMVDRSEGYSDKVKFCDIIIREISKRYGIQFSPLSRIYSNLLMNQDDVRFFEERIFDAMANARKVIDIAFKEGEVA; this is encoded by the coding sequence ATGAACCAAGACAAGCTTTGCGTGGCGCCGCGCTTTGCGGCCCCGGTGTACAAATGGCAGGGCCATGCCGGCAAGTTCCAGCAGACGCCGGAACAGGCTCAGGCCCAGTTGCTGGACCTGGCGCGGCCGCTGCACGTGCTGCGCCAGCAGGACGCGGTGCTGCTGGAGCCGGCCGGCGGCCTGGCCGGCAACGGCCAGGTGGATTGCCTGGGCATGGTGCCGGCGATGTTGCCGGAATATTTCGGCGATCCGTCCTTCTTGCGTGACTACGGCGTGCGCTTCGCCTATTACGCGGGCGCCATGGCCGGCGGCATCAACTCCGAGGACATGGTGATCGCGCTGGGCTCGCGCCGCATCCTCAGCGCCTTCGGCGCCGGCGGCCTGACGCTGGAGCGCATCGGCAGCGCCATCCGCCGCATCAAGCAGGCGCTGCCCAACGGCCCGTACGCGATCAACCTGCTGCACAACCCCAGCCAGCCGGACTGGGAGATGAACTGCGTCAAGCTGTTCATCGAACAGGACGTCAAGGTGGTGGAGGCCTCGGCCTACGTCAATCTGTCCGCCGCCATCGTCTACTACCGGGTCAAGGGCCTGGAAGCCGGCGACAAGGGCGCGGTGATCCGCCGCAACCGCGTGATCGCCAAGGTGTCGCGCCGCGAAGTGGCGCAGCATTTCCTCAGCCCGGCGCCGGAGAAGATCGTGCGCAAGCTGCTGGCCGACGGCCTGATCAGCGAGCGCCAGGCGGAGCTGGCCAAGAAAGTGCCGATGGCCGACGACATCACCGTGGAAGCGGATTCCGGCGGTCACACCGACAACGGCCTGCTCAGCTGCGTTTTCCGCTCCATCGCGGAGCTGCGCGACGAAATCTGCGCCGGCCAGGGCTATCCCTTCACCGTGCGCGTCGGCGCCGCCGGCGGCATCGGCAGCCCGCACGCCACGCTGGCGGCGTTCTCGCTGGGCGCCGCCTACGTGGTCACCGGCTCCATCAACCAGGCCTGCGTCGAAGCCGGCACCTCGGACCCGGTCAAGCAATTGCTGGGCAAGGCCAAGATCGCGGACATGGCGATGGCGCCGTCGGCCGATATGTTCGAACTGGGCGCCAAGGTGCAGGTGCTCAAGGGCGGCAGTATGTACGCGGTGCGCGCGCAGAAGCTGCACGGCCTGTACAAGCAGTACCCCGGCCTGGAACAGATCCCGGCCGCCGAAGTGGCCAGCCTGGAACAGCAGGTGTTCCGTCAGCCGCTGGCCCAGGTATGGGCCGACACCGAGGCCTTCTTCGCCGGCCGCGGCAACCAGGCGCTGATAGACGCCGCCAACGCCAACCCCAAGAAAAAGATGGCGCTGCTGTTCCAGTGGTATCTGGGCCAGTCCTCGCGCTGGGCGATTTCCGGCGCGGCCGAGCGCGCGGTCGATTACCAGATCTGGTGCGGCGCGGCGATGGGCGCGGCCAACGAGTGGCTGCAAGGCAGCGAGCTGGCGCCGGTGGCCAAGCGCAAGGTGGCCGACATCGCGGTGGAGCTGATGGCCGGCGCCGCCTACCTGAGCCGCGTGGCGGCCTTGCGCCAGCTGGGCGTCCTGACGCCGCAGCGGCTGGAGCGTTACCGCCCGCTCAGCGCCCGCATGACGGCGCTGGACGAAGACGACATCGGACCCGAACCCGAATTGAATGACATCCCGTCATCAACCGTAGCACCAACCGTAGCATCACAGGGCAAGCAAGAGGAGAGCAGGAATATGGAAGGCAATACCAAGCTGTCGCTGATCAAGTCCAAGGATTTTTACAAGCAATGCTGGGAGCTGCTGCCGGGCGGCACCCATTACAACTTCGGCGACCCGGAACGGCCGCTGGTGGTGCCGTTCAATCGCGGCCGCAACTCCCGGGTCTGGGATCTGGACGGCAATGAACACCTGGACCTGTTCTGCAAATTCGGCGCGCTCTTCGTCGGCCACCACAACGAGGCTTACAACGAAGCGCTGATCCGCTACATGCAGAAAGTGACCTCGGTGGACACTTGCGACCTGGAAGTCGAAGTCTGCGAACTGATGGTCAAGCACATCCCTTGCGCCGAGATGATCCGCTTCTGCCTGAGCGGCACCGAGGCGGTGCAGAACGCGCTGCGCCTGGCGCGCGGCTTCACCGGCAAGCAGCGCTTCATCCGCTTCCACGGCCACTACCACGGCAACGCCGACAACATCATGGGCGGCCGCAAGCGCCAGGACCTGAGCTTCCCGGTGCCGGAAACCTTCAAGGGCGACCTGCTGGACACCCTGGGCCGCGCCGACGGCGCGCTGGAAGACCAGTCCTTCATGCTGCCGTGGAACGACATCCAGGTGCTGGAAGCCACCATCGAGCGCTACCACAATGAAATCGCCGCGGTGCTGATGGAGCCGATCTGCGTCAACGGCGGCGGCATCTTCCCGCGCGAAGGCTATCTGGAGCGCGCCAAGGAAATCTGCGAGAAGTACAACATCGTGCTGATCTTCGACGAGATCATCACCGGCGTGCGTCTGGGCCTGTCCGGCGCCCAGGGCATCCTCGGCGTCACCCCGCACCTGTCCACCTTCGGCAAGGCGCTGGGCGGCGGCTCGATGCCGATCTCCGCCATCGCCGGCCGTCGCGACATCATGGACCTCTACACCCGCGGCAAGGTGATCCACGCCGGCACCTTCAACGGCTACCCGCTGGGCCTGGCCGCGATCAAGAGCACCTTCGAGCTGATCGAACAGGACCCGGGCTGCTACGAGCGCATGGGCCGCTTCACCGAGCAGATCTCCGACACCTTCATCAAGGCCGCTCACGCCAACGATCTGCCGCTGGTGGTGCAGGGCATGCCCACCGCGCTGGTCTACCACTCGCAGGACACCATGGTGGACCGCTCCGAGGGCTACAGCGACAAGGTCAAGTTCTGCGACATCATCATCCGCGAGATCTCCAAGCGCTACGGCATCCAGTTCTCGCCGCTGTCGCGGATCTACTCCAACCTGCTGATGAACCAGGACGACGTGCGCTTCTTCGAAGAACGCATCTTCGACGCCATGGCCAACGCCCGCAAAGTGATCGACATCGCCTTCAAGGAAGGAGAGGTGGCGTGA
- a CDS encoding amidohydrolase, with protein sequence MPNQDLAVTLVQSDIAWESVDQNLQRMERHLSAVNDSRLIVLPEMFTTGFSMRPEKIAETMDGKAVQWLRDTARAKRADLVGSVAIEEQGRYYNRLLWAKADGSLFSYDKKHLFSFAGEHEHYTAGDAPLIVKVDGWSVAAFVCYDLRFPVWSRNNNSQYDLALYIASWPERRAKHWQTLLPARAIENQAFVIGVNRVGVDGNDIRYSGDSMLIDPLGDTLYHGRQLESVYQARLSRAQLDDVRAQFPFLKDADRYQLV encoded by the coding sequence ATGCCAAATCAAGACTTAGCCGTCACCCTGGTGCAAAGCGACATCGCCTGGGAATCGGTGGACCAGAACCTGCAGCGGATGGAGCGCCACCTGAGCGCGGTGAACGACAGCCGGTTGATCGTGCTGCCGGAAATGTTCACCACCGGCTTCAGCATGCGGCCGGAGAAGATCGCCGAAACCATGGACGGCAAGGCGGTGCAATGGCTGCGCGACACCGCGCGCGCCAAGCGCGCCGACCTGGTGGGCAGCGTGGCTATAGAAGAGCAGGGCCGCTACTACAACCGCCTGCTGTGGGCCAAGGCCGACGGCAGCCTGTTCAGCTACGACAAGAAGCATCTGTTCAGCTTCGCCGGCGAGCACGAGCACTACACCGCCGGCGACGCGCCGCTGATCGTCAAGGTGGATGGCTGGTCGGTGGCCGCCTTCGTCTGCTACGACCTGCGCTTCCCGGTCTGGTCGCGCAACAACAACAGCCAGTACGACCTGGCGCTCTACATCGCCAGCTGGCCGGAGCGCCGCGCCAAGCACTGGCAGACGCTGCTGCCGGCGCGGGCGATCGAAAACCAGGCCTTCGTCATCGGCGTCAACCGGGTGGGCGTGGACGGCAACGACATCCGCTACAGCGGCGACTCCATGCTGATCGATCCGCTGGGCGACACCCTGTACCACGGCCGCCAACTGGAAAGCGTGTATCAGGCCAGGCTGTCGCGCGCGCAGCTGGACGATGTGCGCGCCCAGTTCCCTTTCCTGAAGGATGCGGACCGTTATCAACTCGTTTGA